The Longimicrobiaceae bacterium region AGAAGTTCCGGAAGGTGCCGCGCGCGAAGCCGGTGGCCGCGCCCCAGGTGCGGAGCCCCTCGGTGTTCCACTGGTTCTCGCTCCCCACCTCCAGGCTGTAGCTGCGGAAAGGGCCGCGGGGCCGGGTCTCGCGGTACGTGACCTGCCCGTTCGCCCCGATCCGGTCGGTGAACCCCATGGCGCCGGCATCGTTCAGCTCGAAGCCCGGGGAGCGGGCCTCCACGAAGCCGCTCCACAGCCAGTGCGTGCCGCCCTCGCGCGCGAGCCCCAGCGAGCCGCGGGCACCGGAGAGCGAGGTGCGCGAAGGGTCCACCTCCACGTGCCCGGCGTCCAGCCGCTGGAAGTAACGGACCGGCGAGCGCTGCGTGCGCAGAAGCGCGAGCGAGTCGCCCGCCACGTAGCTGAAGCCGGCGTCGCCGCTCAGCACGTACTCCCCCCCGCGGAAGCGGAGGTTCCAGTCGGCGCCGCCGGAGTAGGCGCGCTCGTGGAGGTACTCGGCCAGCAGGTCGTCCGCGGCGAGGTCGCGCTCCACCCCGGTGAAGACCACGCCCGCCGTGGAGCCGGACCCGCCGAACTCCTGCTGCGTGCGCACCACGCCGAACGCGGTGCGCGGCGCCACCCGCAGCTCCCGGAAGCGCCCCGTCGCACCGGTGAAGGCCGTCACGTCCTCTGCACCGGTCACGGCGAGCAGCGTCCCCACGGAGGTCCCGGAGCGGAGGCGCCCGGTGAGCTTGGCGGCGCCGAGGATGGTGGTGTTTCCGGGCTCGTCCAGGAAGTCGTAGTCGCCCACCTGGCGGTTGGCCAGCCCGAACACCGTCGCGGGACGCGGCGCCGCGCCGATGCGGCGGGAGTAGAAGTAGTTCCCCGTGGACAGGAGACGGCTCCCTTCGGTGAAGAAGGGACGGCGCTCCGGGAAGAAGGTCTCGAAGGCGGAGAGGTTCACCTCGGCGGGGTCGGCCTCCACCTGCCCGAAGTCCGGGTTGACGGTGGCCTCCAGGGTGAGGTTGGGGCCCAGCCCCATCTTCAGGTCGCCGCCGAGACGGGCCGTCATCCGGCTCCCGTCATTGAACGGGTTCCCCGCGCCGGGATCCGAGGTGAAGGCGGCGCTGCTGGCCACGTACGGGAGGAGCTCCACGCGCCGCGAGGGCCGCACCCCCGCGATCCCGGTGAGCTCGCCGAAGCGCGACGCCCACCCCGTCTCGCGCGGGGGCACCATCACCCAGTACGCCTCCTCGTCGCTGGTGGGCGTCATCCGCGCGACGTTGACGCCCCACGTCTGCACCGCCCGCGGGGTGAAGCGGAGCTGGGAGAAGGGGATGCGCATCTCCGCCGTCCAGCCGGCGGAATCGTGGCGGACGCGCGCCGTCCAGACGGGGTCGAACGAGGCGTCGGTGGCGCTCTCCGAGTCGGAGGCGTGGTACCAGTCGAGCCGCACCCCCCCGGCCGTGACGCCGAAGGTGTAGGCGGTCCGCCGGTCCAGGTAGGTGTCCAGCGACACCAGGATCCGCTCCGCCTGCGTGGCGTTGTCGCGGCGGCTCACCGGCGCCTGCAGCAGGGAGGGGTCGTCCTTGTACATCCGGGCGCCCACGTACAGCGCGTCGTCGTCGTGGAGGAAGCGCACCTCGGTCCGCTCGGTTGCGGGGGCGCCCTCCCTAGGGAGCCGCTGCGTGAGCCCGGTGAGGACCGGCGCGACCTGCCAGACGGCCTCGTCCAGCCGGCCGTCCACCGTCGGCGCCCGGCCGCGCACCTCCACCACCTGCGCCTGCACCCGCGCGGCCGGGGCCGCGGGGGCCGCCTGCGCCGACAGCTCTCCGGCGGCCAGCACCACCCCCGCCGCCGCCGGGAGGACCCGGCGGCACACCGCGGCCCTCCCCGCCGGCCGGCATCTCGATCTCGTCATCTGCAAATTCCCGTTGGATCGCGTCCCACTACCGGTCTTGCTAATAGAGGCCGAAAATGTACGCGAAAGTTGCGATCAGCGCCATGGGTGGACGGGCGGGCGGCCCCTCCGGGGGCGGCTCACCCGCGCATGGTGTACTCCCGGAGGATGCGGCCGAACCAGGTGCGGGCTTCGCCCTCGAAGGGGCGCTCCACGCCGTTCACACGGTAGGTCCAGCTCACGCCCCCCGCCCCGGTGCGGGACGCGTGCAGGGTGCGGGTGGTGACGCCTCCCGGTCCCGGCTTCAGCGGATCCGGGTCCGGGTAGTCGGGATGCAGCGTCTCCCTGACCGTCAGCGTCCCGCCGGGGAGGATCCCCACCACCTGGCGTCCGCGGATCTGCACCCGCCGCGCGACGAGTTCGAGGTCCGACGCGGGCCTGCCGTGGTGCTCGTGGACCGTCTCGTGGGTGGCGTTCCAGACCTGCGTGCCGTCGCCGCCGCTCCCCGTCGCGGCGCCGCCGGTAGACGCGCCGCCCGACCTGCGCTCGTTCAGGTGCCCGTGCAGGCGCTGGAGGAACCCCGCCGTCCACGCCGCGGCCTCCGCGTCGTACGCGCGCCGGGTTCCGTCTA contains the following coding sequences:
- a CDS encoding DUF5916 domain-containing protein; translation: MTRSRCRPAGRAAVCRRVLPAAAGVVLAAGELSAQAAPAAPAARVQAQVVEVRGRAPTVDGRLDEAVWQVAPVLTGLTQRLPREGAPATERTEVRFLHDDDALYVGARMYKDDPSLLQAPVSRRDNATQAERILVSLDTYLDRRTAYTFGVTAGGVRLDWYHASDSESATDASFDPVWTARVRHDSAGWTAEMRIPFSQLRFTPRAVQTWGVNVARMTPTSDEEAYWVMVPPRETGWASRFGELTGIAGVRPSRRVELLPYVASSAAFTSDPGAGNPFNDGSRMTARLGGDLKMGLGPNLTLEATVNPDFGQVEADPAEVNLSAFETFFPERRPFFTEGSRLLSTGNYFYSRRIGAAPRPATVFGLANRQVGDYDFLDEPGNTTILGAAKLTGRLRSGTSVGTLLAVTGAEDVTAFTGATGRFRELRVAPRTAFGVVRTQQEFGGSGSTAGVVFTGVERDLAADDLLAEYLHERAYSGGADWNLRFRGGEYVLSGDAGFSYVAGDSLALLRTQRSPVRYFQRLDAGHVEVDPSRTSLSGARGSLGLAREGGTHWLWSGFVEARSPGFELNDAGAMGFTDRIGANGQVTYRETRPRGPFRSYSLEVGSENQWNTEGLRTWGAATGFARGTFRNFWRGTLGGWVDFPALSDNATRGGPLLGTSQAWRLILGVGSPSNRPTRGRLQLDLGGGEQGQDYRRAVAGISFRPAPRWQLGIDEYYTRWTDPRQYVAVRPGGPAATFGRRYVFGEIDRSELVTQLRATYLFTPELSLEAYVEPYAASGRYLRYGELPATRSRDLRVYGTDGTRIERTGDEYVVTDGAASFTLPFADFNVRSLRSNAVLRWEWRPGSTLFAVWQQDRFSDRPVGDLVGPGAILDTFRADGDNYLIVKATYWIPLR